The Sabethes cyaneus chromosome 3, idSabCyanKW18_F2, whole genome shotgun sequence DNA window TCCAGTGGATATTTTAATGATAAATATCGTTCTGAAAAGCAAAAGAGCACAACGAGAGTGTTCTTTTTTCTTCATCCTTGTCGCTAGTGAAGAAAATATGATTGGATCAGAGCAAGAAGAAGAGGAGGAATTCCAACAGCGAGTCAAATCGAATGGAAAGTATCATCATCAGCAGTAACAGCAGCGAACGAAAAACGAGCAGCTCCAGCTCCAGCTAtccaaaaggaaagaaaaatcgtAAACAACAAAGCGTTCCGACAAAGGTTCCCGCAAAAGAGATTAAGAAGAAGCGAAATAAGAACGTATAGGTACTTCGCTTTACTATAAACAAATCGATGGCCATGATCAGTTTCAGCTTCAGCTGAATCGAGACGACATTTGGAATTGTAattaagcaaaaaaaattgaaaaatggtatccaatctTCGTGAGCAGTATTACCGAGGGCTGCTGACGATAGCAGCGGCATTGTTTATTAGTAGCTGTCGGCAAGCTTTTGCTTCCAATCATATCTTTGTAAATAACATAGTTCCTTTGATAAGTAATCTAAGTGGTAGTGAGATAAGTTTCGATAATAGCAGCAAAGTGCCTTCTTCACCGATATCGACACCACACAGCAGCAATTCAATGCCCTCGGTTGTCGGTGGACCGGCCGCATTGTTCCCCTTTGCATCACCACAAgtacagcaacagcaacagcaacaaatcGGCCCTGGTGAGCGGGACTATAGTGTTTTAGAGCTGTCCAAGTTGCTGGAGTTGAAGCTAAAGCGAATACGCAATCAAGAGCTTGATGTTCCGGTTGTACAGGTTggtttttaaatacatttttagtATAGTATATATTTAATCGAATTTTTATTTGTAGGAACTGTACGATACGATGGAATTTACTTCGGTCATCCGCAATGATATCGACGAACTCGATAGGATTACCAAGAAGCTGACTGCAAAGTTTGATCAATCGGTAGCAGTGGTCGACCGGTTGCGTGCATTTATTTACGACACCGTTGCTCGCCAGAGTGCCAAATACAACACTCTCATCAGTCCGTGTCCGTACAGTAACGAACTGATCAATCCGTGGGATGACGAGCCGCATTTCGATTTGCAAAGCTTCATCCAAAACACCAAATCAATGAATTCTTCCAGcagtagtagcagtagcagtagcaccTCAGTAATGAAACAGTTGTCTGGTGAATCAGATTTCCTAGACTTCTCGGCATTTCCAACGAGTCCGGAAGATCGGCCTCGGATCCGCATAAACGATCAAACGGTAGACGATAACAATCAGATTTTACAAAAGCGATTTCAGGATCAGATTGCTCACATGCAGAGTAATTTCTACAACCTCAAGCAACTGTTTTTCTTATCGGCCTTTGATCAAGGAAGCGCTTTTAAGTGTCACTACTATCCACGTGACGGTAGACTGAAGTCACTATATTTGTCCTCTGTGAGGAGTaagcattttatgattttattagACATCGGAAACTCGGTCAGTTTCGACCAACTAGAAGTGGCGAAGGCGATCGTGAAATTTATCATCTATCTGCTAAATGAGAACGATCGTATCGCTATTATCGCAGTCAGTCAAAAGCTGACGACAACGGAAAACTTGCATCACTGTAGTAATACTCCCTTCGTGAATGCTACCATAGATAATAAGGACCGGTTGGTGGAATTCGTGGATTCACTGAACAAAACAGCTTCGGCTGCCGTTCACGTGGCAGCATTTCGTTACGCGTTCAGGTCTTTAAGCGAAGCATACAAAGAAGTGAGCACGGAACTTCCAATCGTATTTTTATACTTGGGTAGAGCGCAGCTCTCACCAATAACTGCCGCTGCACGATCGGTAATTAGAACAATCGCCGAAGGACAATCAAGGCTTCCAATCCCAGTGATTATAAACAGTTGTTTGATCCTGCTAGATGAACGGGAAATCACCTACGAAAAGCAATTTATCGCAGACTTTACGACGCAGAACTTTGCCAAGTACAATATCAGTGGCATCTTTTTTAAACCGAGGCCAGGCAAACTGGTTATGATTTCAAAACACAGTTTTGATGCACACCGATTTGTACTTGCTTTAATGGAGCCTTTTCTTACCGAGAAGAGCTTTGTTGAAGATCGAATACGAATACATCTGCCTTATCATGAAGCAATAACTCATGATACTTTGGTTAGTCTTTCTGTTCCTGTGGCTACGCATGGATTGATGGGGATTGACCTGTATCTCAGTGATTTGGTAGAGGACATCTCCTACTATAAGCAGGACGACGAAAGTTACGCTTTTCTGATGGACTTGCGGGGAATAACGATTATGCATCCTTCATTTCCCAGGCCGCTTGCAGCACGAGAGAACTTTTTCATCACAAACATCACTCTGCTGGAGCGTGGGCTTAGTGCTGCTAACATCGAAGCTCTACTCTCAAAAAGCAGCGGTAATTTAACAATCATCGAGCCGAAAACCAGACAGCAAAAAGTTTATTTATGGAAGCGAGCTCGCTTCTATGTTGCTTGTATAGTTCGTACCATCAACGACGACCGGAGTCCGAACATTCTCCTTAACGGAGCAAGCGCTCGATACAGTCAAACCCAGCAGCTCCAATATTATCATTCTCGATCGAACATGGATTACAGCTTCATAAGCAGCAACGGTTACAACAGCCGCAACCTGTTAACCGACTTAATATATCATCGAATCGACATTTATTCGGCTCACCTTCAACGACCCATCCCGACAAGTACTTCATCTAATTCGCTGCCCAGTGATCTCGGTTCCTCCGTCGCTGAGGGCCCCCGAGTCTGTCGTCTTATGAAACAGCTTGCCCTTGCTGACGATTCTACGCTCTACCTTAGTGCTTCTTCGTTTCAATCGCCCTACGCGCACATTCGTAACAATCGTGATGGTTCTAATGACGAAGATACACTTCGAACAATTCAGAATATTATGGCATACCTGAAGGACACCACATCTCTTTTCGCCAATCCTGGACTTTTGCCGGAAGTACGCAGCGATGTGCTGGCACTGCTGAAAGTTATCTCCAACTATAGACGAAAACACGGTGACAGTAAGCTGAGCAAATACATTATCCGCCGCTATGCTGCCACTGTGAATGGTGTTATGCAGATTTACCCGGGCGGGTTGCTCGACAGTGACATCGAACCATCCAAACGACCGTGGTTCGTTAAAGCTATGCAGTATCCTGGAAAAGTGGTGGTTACTAAACCCTATCTGGACGCCGGAGGCGCTGGCTACATTGTCAGCGTTTCTTACACCATATTCGAGGGAATTGCTGATGCCCTACACAATACCGAAAACGATAAACCGATCGTCGTTGTGGCGTTGGATTTCAGCCAGGGATTTTTCTACAAGCTGCTCACGGAATCGTCCTCCGGTGTGtgcaacgccgacaacatcaaGTGCTTCCTGATGGATGATCGTGGTTACTTGATTGCGCACCCGAAACTGATCGAACCGGCCATCGGTAGCAACCGGCGCACGTTGGAGCACATCACCCACAAGGAGTCGCAGGTCGCCAACGATATCCTCAATCACAAGCAGCTggtcacgaagaaaatgtgctacaacTATGTTAATCGAACGGTGCAACGCTTGTATCAGTTCAATATGTCCCTCACGGAGGTGGTAACAAATCTGATGTACGGTGAAAAGACCAAATACCAGATTGTGCTGATCCCGGGAACGAATGTTTTCATCGGCGTGGTCAATACAACCAACGATGGTGGAGCGTTTTGTCCCTGCAGTACGGTAAGTATTGTGCCTAATTGAAtttaatacaacaattttttatttgtgaaGTTTGAATATTAGATAAGGTCGAATTGACTTGACTTTCCCCTTAAACATCTGGAAAATCTTCTGGATCGGGATCTGAATCTGGAAAGTTGTAGAAAACGAACCGCTATGTCCcagaattaaatgaaattttggccgacgaaaataatattttacaaCTTGAAGGTCCTTTATTTGCCCAGAAAATTCCAAGAAAATATTTCTAATTTTCACAGACatagtttatttttaaaattcataAATTGTACTAAGTATCGTAGGACAGAAGACGTAAAAGTTTTTCCAAATATTGTTGTCTTTCATTTGTCTATGAACTATAACATCCGCGTACAAAATCGCATGACATTCTAAAACCCTTCGGTTCAAACCTGTATGGTTTTGTTCAAAAAGTgcacattttattattttgttttctcaCCCTAGGTCGGTAATTCTTGCCTCAACTGCAACCGGATGGAGCAAACCGAGTGCGAGTGCCCTTGTGAGTGTCCTCTAGATTATTCCGAGGATCCCAATGAAACAGCATGTCTGAAGGATGCTACAACAGCGAATGGTGGAAACCGAAAGCCTACTCCAGACTCCATTCCTCTGTGCTCTCCACTTCCGGAAGAACTTATCTCTATGCACGCTCTCAACTACGAGAGCGAGTTCGAGTTGAAAAGTTGTTCAAATATCAATTGTGAGGATTACACTACACAGAACGAGTGTTTAGGTAAGACAATTGTGATGCAAAAACTTGCTTAATTTATTAAGTTTTGCGATTATTTTTCTGCAGGACTAGTTGGATGCGAGTGGTGTCAGGTAGATATCGATGGGGAAAATACTCTCAACACTCCCTTTTGTACGTCACAGCTAACTTGCTTCAACGGGATCTTTGGTTCGGTTACACCTTACGGTGATGTTATTAGCAATAACATCATGGAGTCCGTTCTGCCTCCAGCTTACAGTGCGATCGGTCCGGTAGCCGGTGCTATACTCGCCCTATGCCTCGTGGTAGGATTTGCTATGTACTGCTACCGTCAGAACAGTGACCAGAGTGGAGCTTCTGATCAACTGTACGACGATCTGGTAGCGGACCCTTGCAATGGACTGCCACTGTCTCGATTCGATATAGAAGATCACAATCCCCCGGATGATTGCGACATCAGTCGCTCGAGTGCCAAGCAAAACCTGCTGCTGAACGGCCAAAACAATGCAAATTATGTGATTTTTCCAAACGTGACTTCACCTTACCAAATGTCTTCCAATTATCGACGACCGAATGCCGGCTCATCGGATCATGGTTATTCAACCATGACCCATCACGAAGAATCCGAGCATTTGTGTCTGTCGAACGCGGAACCAGTGGCCCCGAATGCTTCTGGCAAACGCATGTCAATGTCCGACTCGGCTTCGATCAATACGTCAGTGTCAAGTCCATACAGTAATCATCAGAACTTTCTGACATTAGCGTCTGGAAAAGCTCAACCTTACCAGCAAGTGCATGCTGCGGATGACCAGGAACACCAGCATCAGCTGCAGAAGCTCGTCGACCCTACGCAGACGGTTCTGCCCTCCCCAACATCGGTTTCGCGAACGGGCATCTATGGAGCTGGACATCACATTCTCGTTCCGGTTACAGTGCATCGGAACATGGATGTTTCCTAACGAACCGTGTTAggttatttgtaaatttaatGTTTCACTACGATAGATTCGTGTGAAGGATACCTGTCTATGCATGTCCTTGATGTgaattttttccatgaaacGCTGACGGTAGGCTTTTAATATTCGATAGATGTTACGGGTTCGTGTAAGATAAAGGTAAGTATAGCAAGTTCCCGTTTTCGTCATAATTAATGTACCTTATAGATTTCCCCAATCGAGCTAACGTCAACGAATATTTGTCACTATTTCTGTCCCAATAAGTACCAACCTAGCTATTGAAAATGATTGTCGTATAAAAAATCTACGTTAGGTACCTCtagattttttgttttctactcACATGCCGCAAGGTAGATCGAAGCAGCAATGGTGGCTCGATGTTAATCTTTCTCCCACCCCCTTATGACTGTTGACTGATTGTTGGAATCATTTATAAGAATTTTAAAACCTAGGCCATTATAATCCCACTGTAACCCTCAACGGCTATTGCCACATGATTAGTATAGCAACGAACGGCATGCCATTTGTGAAGATTTCCGTAGCAAAACGAAAACGGCTGAATGTACCATTTACATTTAAACCACAACATAATAATGTGCTGAGAAGAAGCAACAGCACTAATGGTGATCAACATTGCAATATTTGGCCGCTAACTAAGAGATAGCTACTTTAAACAGACTGATAAATAATGTACACTAGCCCCTCAACTTGCACCGAAACTATTGTTGTGCAAACTAGAGACAGAGAATGCGGAACAACGAAACCAATTCATTTTCTTCGTCAATTTAGCTATTTTAGCAAAAAAGGATAACGCCCAATTTACTAGGCGTAAGGTTAGGTACTCGCTTTTTCAACTTGAAGCGCATGTTATTTGAACACCAACAGAAACTCCTTCCAGTCCCTCTAGAACAAATTTAGCAATGGAAGAGAAAACAGTTTGCATGTCAGGCTAACAACAAATTTGCCAAGTTATATCAGCTTTACCCAGTTTAATAGATTTAAGACCATACTAGATACTTAACAGCCACAATGGTAGAGTATAGATGGTTACTCTACTGCAGATTGATAAAGCTACTCAAGCAAGCTGTAAATGTTTCGTTTTTAACATTGACTTTTTAATACGGCAGCTATGTTTACTTATGCGGCAGTATTTTCCCTATTTAGTTTAAAGTTAATTTATAACGAATAAATGTATTTTATTTCCAAATGAACTAATAAAATATCGAAAATGCAATGAATGTTAAAAGCTCACGAATTGTTTTACCTGTAATACTAAATCTGCCTAACAGCGTCCCGGTTGGAAAACACACTTCTCGTTCGATTGTCGAATACATGCAATAGACGGGGTTAACGCTAAATTACTTATTGATTCGTGTCCGTCGGTTTAGCTGAACAAATGGATGATATCAAAAATTTCCATTGTCGACGGTTATCTGCCATGATATTCACCTAGCGCCATGActggttctcgtctacagtccGGATGTAGTCGGCTAAGTTGCGTCTCCTCCACGTTTGTCTTGTCCATTTGATCCTTTTACTTTACCAACCGAGAACCGGGgttgctcttgccgtatcaagaatttctctctattgtactcggtccctggctactcgtcgccaattccttgcgcgtctcgacacacgcaagtcggcttcaacctggtcgaaccatctagcagggcccctctattcctggtgccggtggagttcttgaatagaacggatttcactgcacagtcgtcctgCATTGTTGTAACGTGGCTGCCCCATCGTTGCCTCCTAAATTTT harbors:
- the LOC128744659 gene encoding VWFA and cache domain-containing protein CG16868; translation: MVSNLREQYYRGLLTIAAALFISSCRQAFASNHIFVNNIVPLISNLSGSEISFDNSSKVPSSPISTPHSSNSMPSVVGGPAALFPFASPQVQQQQQQQIGPGERDYSVLELSKLLELKLKRIRNQELDVPVVQELYDTMEFTSVIRNDIDELDRITKKLTAKFDQSVAVVDRLRAFIYDTVARQSAKYNTLISPCPYSNELINPWDDEPHFDLQSFIQNTKSMNSSSSSSSSSSTSVMKQLSGESDFLDFSAFPTSPEDRPRIRINDQTVDDNNQILQKRFQDQIAHMQSNFYNLKQLFFLSAFDQGSAFKCHYYPRDGRLKSLYLSSVRSKHFMILLDIGNSVSFDQLEVAKAIVKFIIYLLNENDRIAIIAVSQKLTTTENLHHCSNTPFVNATIDNKDRLVEFVDSLNKTASAAVHVAAFRYAFRSLSEAYKEVSTELPIVFLYLGRAQLSPITAAARSVIRTIAEGQSRLPIPVIINSCLILLDEREITYEKQFIADFTTQNFAKYNISGIFFKPRPGKLVMISKHSFDAHRFVLALMEPFLTEKSFVEDRIRIHLPYHEAITHDTLVSLSVPVATHGLMGIDLYLSDLVEDISYYKQDDESYAFLMDLRGITIMHPSFPRPLAARENFFITNITLLERGLSAANIEALLSKSSGNLTIIEPKTRQQKVYLWKRARFYVACIVRTINDDRSPNILLNGASARYSQTQQLQYYHSRSNMDYSFISSNGYNSRNLLTDLIYHRIDIYSAHLQRPIPTSTSSNSLPSDLGSSVAEGPRVCRLMKQLALADDSTLYLSASSFQSPYAHIRNNRDGSNDEDTLRTIQNIMAYLKDTTSLFANPGLLPEVRSDVLALLKVISNYRRKHGDSKLSKYIIRRYAATVNGVMQIYPGGLLDSDIEPSKRPWFVKAMQYPGKVVVTKPYLDAGGAGYIVSVSYTIFEGIADALHNTENDKPIVVVALDFSQGFFYKLLTESSSGVCNADNIKCFLMDDRGYLIAHPKLIEPAIGSNRRTLEHITHKESQVANDILNHKQLVTKKMCYNYVNRTVQRLYQFNMSLTEVVTNLMYGEKTKYQIVLIPGTNVFIGVVNTTNDGGAFCPCSTVGNSCLNCNRMEQTECECPCECPLDYSEDPNETACLKDATTANGGNRKPTPDSIPLCSPLPEELISMHALNYESEFELKSCSNINCEDYTTQNECLGLVGCEWCQVDIDGENTLNTPFCTSQLTCFNGIFGSVTPYGDVISNNIMESVLPPAYSAIGPVAGAILALCLVVGFAMYCYRQNSDQSGASDQLYDDLVADPCNGLPLSRFDIEDHNPPDDCDISRSSAKQNLLLNGQNNANYVIFPNVTSPYQMSSNYRRPNAGSSDHGYSTMTHHEESEHLCLSNAEPVAPNASGKRMSMSDSASINTSVSSPYSNHQNFLTLASGKAQPYQQVHAADDQEHQHQLQKLVDPTQTVLPSPTSVSRTGIYGAGHHILVPVTVHRNMDVS